A window from Balearica regulorum gibbericeps isolate bBalReg1 chromosome 1, bBalReg1.pri, whole genome shotgun sequence encodes these proteins:
- the LRRN3 gene encoding leucine-rich repeat neuronal protein 3 — protein MKDMQLKINFLLGLVITALVQAVGKKADCPESCICEIRPWFTPRSVYMEAPTVDCNDLGLFNFPAKLPADTQVLLLQTNNIANIEHSVDFPVNLTGLDLSQNNLSSVTSINLRKIPQLLSVYLEENKLTELPEECLSGLHNLQELYINHNLLSVIAPGAFIGLNNLLRLHLNSNGLQMINRKWFEATPNLEILMIGENPIIRIEDMNFKPLINLRSLVLAGINLTEIPDNALAGLDNLESISFYDNRFVRVPHIALQKATNLKFLDLNKNPINRIRRGDFSNMLHLKELGINNMPELISIDSLAVDNLPDLRKIEATNNPRLSYIHPNAFYRLPKLESLMLNSNALSALYRSTIESLPNLKEVSIHSNPIRCDCVIRWINMNKTNIRFMEPESLFCVDPPEFQGQNVRQIHFREMMEICLPLIAPESFPSTLDLKTGSHISLHCRATAEPEPEIYWITPSGHKLLPNTVSNKYYIHSEGTLEISDVTQKESGLYTCIATNLVGADLKSVMIKVDGSFPQDSNGSLNIKIKDIKSNSVLVSWKASSKILKSSVRWTAFLKAENSQAAQSARIPSDIKVYNLTHLNPSTEYKICIDIPTIYSQNKKQCVNVTTKGLDLAMKGYEKNNIIGFLACLGALLGIISVIYLYSCISREMNYDVGQSYLKNYLKKESFSLNELYPPLISLWDTGKEKSTAMEVKATVISVPTNMS, from the coding sequence ATGAAGGACATGCaactcaaaattaattttctacttgGCCTAGTTATCACTGCATTAGTACaagctgtaggaaaaaaagcagactgCCCAGAGTCATGTATATGTGAGATCAGACCATGGTTCACCCCCAGGTCTGTGTATATGGAGGCTCCAACAGTGGACTGTAATGATTTAggcctttttaattttccagccAAACTGCCTGCAGACACACAGGTTCTACTTCTACAGACGAATAATATTGCAAATATTGAACATTCAGTAGACTTCCCAGTGAATTTAACTGGTCTAGATTTATCTCAGAACAATTTATCCTCAGTGACCAGTATTAATCTTAGAAAGATACCACAGTTGCTTTCAGTGTACCTTGAAGAAAACAAGCTTACTGAACTCCCTGAAGAATGTCTTTCTGGACTCCACAATTTACAAGAGCTTTATATTAATCATAACCTGCTTTCTGTGATTGCACCGGGAGCTTTCATAGGCCTCAATAATCTTCTCAGACTTCATCTCAATTCAAATGGTCTGCAAATGATCAACAGGAAGTGGTTTGAAGCTACTCCTAATCTTGAAATTCTCATGATTGGAGAAAACCCAATAATCAGAATCGAAGATATGAACTTTAAGCCTCTTATCAATCTGCGCAGCCTAGTTTTAGCAGGCATAAATCTCACTGAAATACCAGATAATGCTTTGGCTGGCCTTGACAATTTAGAAAGCATCTCCTTTTATGACAACAGATTTGTTAGGGTGCCTCACATTGCTCTTCAAAAGGCTACAAATCTTAAATTTCTGGATTTAAACAAGAATCCCATTAACAGAATACGACGAGGAGATTTTAGCAATATGCTGCACCTAAAAGAGTTAGGAATTAATAACATGCCTGAACTGATTTCTATAGATAGTCTTGCTGTTGATAATTTGccagatttaagaaaaatagaagcTACCAATAACCCGAGATTGTCATACATTCATCCAAATGCATTCTACAGACTTCCCAAGCTGGAATCGCTCATGCTCAACAGCAACGCGCTGAGTGCCCTGTACCGCAGCACAATAGAATCCTTGCCTAACCTCAAAGAAGTAAGTATACACAGCAATCCTATTAGATGTGATTGTGTCATCCGCTGGATTAAcatgaataaaacaaacattcGCTTCATGGAGCCAGAGTCCCTGTTTTGTGTAGATCCTCCTGAATTCCAAGGCCAGAATGTGAGACAGATACATTTCCGGGAAATGATGGAAATCTGTCTCCCCCTGATAGCTCCTGAAAGTTTTCCATCTACTCTGGATTTAAAAACTGGCAGCCATATTTCTTTACATTGCAGAGCAACAGCAGAACCAGAACCTGAAATCTACTGGATAACACCATCAGGACACAAACTTTTGCCTAATACTGTTTCTAATAAATACTACATTCATTCTGAAGGAACATTAGAAATAAGTGATgtaacacaaaaagaaagtggCTTATACACATGTATAGCAACAAACTTAGTTGGGGCAGACCTAAAGTCAGTCATGATTAAAGTGGATGGCTCTTTCCCTCAGGACAGCAATGgatctttaaatattaaaataaaagatataaaatctaattctgttttggtttcttgGAAAGCAAGTTCAAAAATTCTGAAGTCCAGTGTTAGATGGACAGcctttctgaaagctgaaaactCTCAGGCTGCACAGAGTGCTCGAATACCATCTGATATAAAGGTATATAACCTTACACATCTCAATCCATCAACTGAATACAAAATTTGTATAGATATTCCCACTATCTATTCACAGAATAAGAAACAATGTGTGAACGTAACCACAAAAGGACTGGACTTGGCAATGAAAGGCTATGAAAAGAACAACATAATAGGATTCCTTGCCTGCCTTGGTGCTCTTCTGGGAATCATCTCTGTGATATATCTCTACAGTTGCATCTCACGAGAGATGAACTATGATGTTGGACAGAGCTATCTAAAGAATTACCTGAAGAAAGAATCCTTTTCACTCAATGAGCTTTATCCTCCTCTGATCAGTCTTTGGGACACgggcaaagaaaaaagcacagcaatgGAAGTAAAAGCAACTGTAATAAGTGTACCAACCAATATGTCATAA